Genomic segment of Dunckerocampus dactyliophorus isolate RoL2022-P2 chromosome 13, RoL_Ddac_1.1, whole genome shotgun sequence:
AAACCTGGAAGTAATTGTTTACACCGAAACTGTAGTCCTACAAGCACAAGTTCCACAAGCCACGCTATAGCCAAGCATGGACGCAATCTAACGGACAGCAATGATTCCGCGTGTCTTCTTTGTCGTCCTTTTATCATTGGCGACAATTTGGGAAGTTTGGAGTGAACCTCTTCTTCAAAGTCTGGACGGCCGATGGAGCTTGTGGAACTCCAATCGATCCCTGTCGCTCCCTGCCCGGGTGCCAGGCTGCGTCCACTCGGCTTTGCTGCAGCGAGGCTTCATCCAGGTGACGAATCACTCATAAAAATTGTCTTGGATTTCAAGTTTTACTCAGTGTTGCAAAAGAAAACGTCTGTTCAAAAAAGTATTGAACCTTACACGAGCAAGGCAAATGGCCGTTTTGTAGGTTTTATGTTTCTGTCAGTATGGTTTATGTAATGCATTGCAGTAATTATCACCTCCCGGCGAGTTAAAATTAAAAACCTGTCAACTAAACATTTTATATATCTTTCAGGACCCATACTTCAGGTTCAATGACCTGGCCTATCAGTGGATCTCTCTGGACAACTGGACTTACGTGACCACATTTGTTGTGTCCAACCAGATGAGGTCAGTGCAGCCAACCCCATGGCCTCTTCAGAACGCTTCAGAGTGGTGTTTGGAACTGTCCAGTTTCATCACAAACAGGTCCAAGGATGAGGTGCTCCTTATCTTCGACGGTGTGGACACGGTGGCGTCAGTCTGGCTCAATGATGTATTTGTGGGCCGCACCGACAACATGTTTCGCCAATATGTGCGTTGATCAAATGAGCAGATCGCCATCCTCTTCACGGCGTGCGCTTCATACGTGTCCGTCTGCTTTTTTCATGTTAAGTTCTTCCTCGTGCGAGAGCtgctgaaggaggaggagaacgtGCTGCGGCTGGAATTTCTGTCTCCCGTCTTTTATGCTAATGAGAGGAGGAAAGCTCATCCTGCCTACAGAGTTCCTCCTGAGTGTCCTCCGGATGTTCAGAAGGGTCTGTGTCACGTCAATTTCATCAGGAAGGTCAGTCTTTGAATATTTGAATCTTGAAGGTCTCGTATTCACAacacaacgtaacattaagcaGTGGGACACGAGGCCACAAACGTGAGCGAGACTAACATAGCTTCATGTGagctgattaaaaaaacaaatatatatatatatatatatattactttattattttgtcaataattacatcaacattttttaaaggcatatcaattttggaaatgaggctgatttattttaatagaaaaataatatacaattagaaatcccccagtttttgtttttgtttgacgGGCCTTGAACACACCACGGTTGTGTCCGTATGCAAACTTTCTCCATTGCTGCACAGATACTTATGTTTTTCCTGTTCTTGTTTCGCGTCATTCTTGtccccaaatgctgatgctatgcTTGTGAATGTgtaaaggtaaggtttgatgacgcTAATGTGCATACAACTAGGGctactaaggattttcatagtcaaatctgattcgTTAAGATTTTGCCCATAGTCGACTAATTGTcgaatgttgttttttgttttagtgttttttaaGACAACAGCTAATGGCGATCCCTGAAAATAAACTGATCTCATTTCCAACTAGGGCTGGGTGATCTATCgatattattaatatactgatatttatttattgatatttacaACCATATCGTTTGTATCGATAGAGACTGGATTTGCGCAGTATCTCACTCATCACTCTGCACTGTGTGAGAGCTCCTGGACCGCCCCCCTCCGTGCATGCAAGAGGAGGGGCGGGGCAGAAGCCCAGTGGCTCAGTCGAAGCGAAagcgtctgcggtggaagaattatTAGTCAGCAAGGAAAAAGAAGTCgctcagtaatttggaggtacttAGGATTCAGggcataaaaaaatctttttcaccacctttaaaacttggcacaaactccaatacgaggagTGTGTGAAGCTGCGCTCTGGCTGCACAACTCCTTCCACAACACCTCGCTCACtgcttgcttctttttcctgttagGGTCCTCATGAAAGGTGTGCTATTACTAACGcagtgtcctatcacattgctaaagatatggtcctcgttgcaacagtggaaaaaacggctttaaaaacctgctgaaaacgatggaatctcgatgtccagcgagctttgcagtcacaattatttagcacgaaaAGCTTTACCACAAATGTATATAACCACAAATGTATGTAAGGAAATCAGACGGACAGCTGCTAACTAaacctgatgcagttgacaggttggttttcctggcacaaaataaggacatgcttgtgtcttcatTACCTAAAAATGATTACCTAAAatatactactgttcaattgaaagtatttttgagttgctgacattaaaaaatttcctcttaaaccgggcactccatattttgttcttgtgtgtttttcttattagctgaggattggaacgtagctaaaggtttgtttattatagttgactttttctatatttatttcaaaaagatatttattttagcggctattttttggatagaattttttttaatgtgtgtctTGCATGGaacataaaaatttaaaaaacgtcTTAATGTCAAGTATTtagtttaataaaacaacttgacacgtctatttggctttgattttgtctaaactcacttggTGGAAATATATTGGGATGTATATCGTCTATCGGTATTCAACCTAAAtgtatcgggatatgagttttggtccatattgctCAGCCCtatttccaactttttccacccCACCGCACAGCAGCATATCACACATCAGCAAAGTGCACGTGAAATAGGAACAACATGACTTGAAAAACAGCAACTTGCCAAAACCCTCAGTTAGCAGCCTAAATTCTTGCATGAAAATTCACAGTtgggatataaaatgaaattGGTGTAACATTTCTTTTATACACAGTACAGTTCACAATTAATCAATAACATCAGTATAATgtagcccccccaccccaggtCCGCTGGAGGCTTGTGGGAACACCAGCCAGTCTGTGGGCCCAAAAAAGTTGGTGACCACTGGCCTATACGCTTaagaaaaacagcatgattaaacttacagctcccaagTTTGTAGCCGACTGAAAGACAGTTGGCAGAGCTTCGGGCTGCGTTTTAAGAAGTGTAGAGAAGCTTTTTTCTTGCAAAGTAGTGGACATGTACACAGGGCGGACTCATCCAGCTCGGAGGACATATTTAGATATTTGAATTCTTGACAATGTTCATAGGAGTACTgccttgttttgttgcaggagCAGAGCTCTTTCAGCTGGGACTGGGGCCCATCCTTTCCCACCATGGGCCTGTGGAAAGGAGTCCGGCTGGAAGCGTTTGATGCAATGCGGCTGGTCCAGTTTGCAGCTGTTCCTCTTTACAGTACATCGCACCTTATCATCATCATTTGTTTTGACTAAAGCATACAACCCAAGATAACCAATTTAACGTCCCACGTTCCAGACATGAGCCTCTCTCAGTGGACCCTTCAGATCGAGCTCCTGATGGAGGTGCTCTGGCCAACACATGCCAAAATCGCACTCGCCGTCCCCGAGCTGCACTCACAGCGGACGTGCCTCGCTCAGTTTCCTCCAGGGACAACCAAAAAAATCTTCACCTTGCACGTcaacatggtgtgtgtgtgtgcaacatgCATGCGTGTGCAGCAACTACATACAAGCTATAAACATCAACGGCTTTCCGTCCGTCCACAGAGTAGTCACGTCAGGCTGTGGTGGCCCAACGGTCTCGGCGAGCAACCTTCATACCGCCTCCACGTCACAGTGTCGTCTCAGGATGGATTGTATCTCCTGGACAGAGAGTCAAAGGTCAGAGGCCTTGTTCATTATATAGTGTAAACACCATCTAATGAGACCCCATACAAGAGCTGTGTCAACTATTAGAGGAACCATGAAAGCCCAAACATTGTGAAGAGGGTGGATGGTGTCCAAATCTGTAAAATCTGACATTTTGAAAGCTCTCACTCCTTTTGTACAGGTGTATTTCCGCACAGTGGAGCTCATTCAGGAGCCCATCGCCGGCTCTCCTGGCCTGAGTTTTTATTTCCGCATCAACGGGAAGCCAGTTTTCCTCAAAGGCTCCAACTGGATCCCAGCACACGCCTTCCAGGACCAGATCACACCTGATGTGTGAGTCCACGGTTAAGTGCTCTTTGTGTAAAACTTGTTACCTAAAcattggatgtgtgtgtgtgttccagctTGAGGAACTTGCTGCAATCAGCCGTGGACGTCAACATGAACACTCTGCGAGTTTGGGGAGGAGGAGTTTATGAACAAAATGtcttctacagtatgtgtgacgAGATGGGAATCATGGTAACTAAAATGAAGATtaaaaagaacagaagaaacgcACAGCATTGACAGGCTTACACGGCTCagaatagcatttttttttttaaaaaaggtgtaAACTTAAGTCAATGCACAGGGAAattaagtacagtggaaccttggttagcttccaccccagttagcgtgttttttggttaatggtgaaaatgtatgccaccattttgcctcggtttgcataaaATATGGTGTCTTGTTGCATTGTTAATACACTcttgagtccatctgtattcttaataggtgttttttttttttaaattagaaaacatccttccttgttagcatcctgttagctagcaaacaaaatggcaactggaaccaAAAGTTATGTCgccagtctatgatgtcatcagcagttgactctcaaaaatgttaacacaaaacacgttcttATAGTTTTATAGAGGCATACAAGCGTGCCaccattttgcctcggtttgcataaaATATGGTGTCTTGTTGCATTGTTAATACACTcttgagtccatctgtattcttaataggtgttttttttttttaaattagaaaacatccttccttgttagcatcctgttagctagcaaacaaaatggcaactggaaccaAAAGTTATGTCgccagtctatgatgtcatcagcagttgactctcaaaaatgttaacacaaaacacgttcttATAGTTTTATAGAGGCATACAAGCGTGCCaccattttgcctcggtttgcataaaATATGGTGTCTTGTTGCATTGTTAATACACTcttgagtccatctgtattcttaataggtgttttttttttttaaattagaaaacatccttccttgttagcatcctgttagctagcaaacaaaatggcaactggaaccaAAAGTTATGTCgccagtctatgatgtcatcagcagttgactctcaaaaatgttaacacaaaacacgttcttATAGTTTTATAGAGGCATACAAGCGTGCCaccattttgcctcggtttgcataaaATATGGTGTCTTGTTGCATTGTTAATACACTcttgagtccatctgtattcttaataggtgttttttttttttaaattagaaaacatccttccttgttagcatcctgttagctagcaaacaaaatggcaactggaaccaAAAGTTATGTCgccagtctatgatgtcatcagcagttgactctcaaaaatgttaacacaaaacacgttcttATAGTTTTATAGaggcatacaagcgtattcaagagtaaaattgcatgctgagtaccacaaattcatacatgttggcaggtctgcactaacattgtAAGTCATCCATGCCTAAGATATGACTTACTGTGTTCTCCGCCTTTAATCCTGTTGCTAGCTTCCTAGCATCCAAAAAGCGTtgataccgtactttcaagccaaatgcttcttgtaaaggtgtttcttCATAGCAGTTTTCAGTGAAATGAAGACTGGCATGGTCCATTTGTCCCTCTGTGTACTTGCTTCGCTCATTTTAAACCTGTCCGTCTACAAAGCACCTCGCCCGGCCATGGCAGGTGGCTCACCTCACTCTATGCTCTGGTTCTCCGGACATTCGTAGCTCCGCCCGGGGCTGCTCACAGAATTTGTCCGCTTACAATGCACCTTCCTCAGCCACGGTGGGTGGCTATCCTGCTTGCTTCGTTCATTGTCTTAATTattcgtcttttggaaaagaaaacaaaattacaGCTTCGTTCATTGTCTTAATTattcgtcttttggaaaagaaaacaaaattacaGTATCACTAGGACACTGTGAACAGTAAGCTGCAACGCAACGTTTTGGCATGGCTACCATTTTGATGACAAATATAACGAACAAAGTCGACGAGCTAACTCTGCAGTGTTCGTTTACTCTGCGTAAGATGACGTCCCTACGCCGttgtcacttgggaaacgccccttttctgaCGAGACCAGACCAAAGTGGCGGCCACcacgtacaaaaatgtaatttttcctAATTAAACGTTTGTTTTCAAAAAAACTAACAACGTAAACATAATAAtgaacaatatagaacatatttaaacaatgttaaaaaatcctGTAGGTGACCCTTGaaggttactttcaccttcattgaagactactgTTCACAAAGACActgtgtggcagcgagacaccacacggacgccctcttcctgttttgtcatcagttatttcttgagttcaatagtgtttctcaccttatttatcaaaatgctggcacttgcaactttctttggctccattttgggttaccatattgaggtgagaaacgctactgaattcaagaaacaattcatgtcaaaacaggaaggtggtggtggttcatctcactgccacattgtgcctttggggacagtcacagATGACAGTCAGTCAATCAGGAATCACGTCTTCATtggaggtaaaagtaaccttaaatgttcatttatccctttttatatgtatttatatggattttaagttgttttctgcatgtcaaactataaaaacatgttttgtcttaacatttttggctttctggaatggattaattggatttacatgatttcttatgggaaaaattgattcggttcgcgtctgttttggttagagtcagtaCTTTGTACAAAAGGGCAGACAGAGGGTAGTTTAGTTAAAAGATGATCTGCAATTAGTATGCGCAATACTGTCAATATGACACTGGTTCCCATACATTAATTTACTTATGGTGGGAAAAGTCCATTACATGTTGAAATAGGGATAATAATAGTTTGAAATAGGGAGCTttggagctcatgagctccctctgatGGCAGCCGTTGGCCAATGAACTACTCTGCTGggaataatgcattatgggaagaagaTAAAATAGTGGCTACTGtagctactgtttcctcactgactcgcgagcggcacagtatttcaacaattactagtagttctgaagtagagatgtcacgagattagaacatggtcataaattagccccACCGCTGCATAagacgcagggttcaaagtttgagaaaaaagtagcagcttatacaccggacaTTACGGtatatttaataaaatgttaCAGCAGGATGTGATTGTACAGATATTTGCAaagaaatattaataaagtAGTGTCTTTTTCCCAAAAAAGGACAGCATAtgagatcaggggtgtccaaactttgtccagcagacatacagaaaaatgcaaGGATGtgggggggccactttgatacattttgtatattaaagatgctaaaagcaatccaacgTAGGTCAATATAAGCTAAGTTATCTGAGCCAAACATCCACATTTTAGCTTTTGTTTTATAGCTGGCATATAAAATGAGTGTAATATACTATTATAATATATCGCATTaatcatgaattcattttatttttatttaatgtgcTGAGAGCCAATACTTGCGTGCTGAAAATTGCCCCCGGGCTATACTTTGGTGACCTCTGTCATAGATGGTGTATTTTTGGTCTTTTAGGTGTGGCAGGATTTCATGTTTGCTTGTGCAACATATCCAACAGAGGACGACTTCATTGGCACCGTAAGAGAAGAAGTCATCCAACAGGTGAGAAGCACTCACTGTTCCTCAGCATTAGGTagcgtattttccagactataaatcGCTCCGGAGGATGAGTTGCATTAGTCATGAAatgtcatgaagaggaaaaaaacatatgtgcatggctcagatcaagggtacccaagtgttacattttgggtaaaatttcaaactcgtggatagaccttggtaatgttgtaaacacaaacttcaaacattgcaaaacacacacccaacataccagagctcgagacatcttccatttcccatagcaaccctcagTAGTTCaatctttcttaaatgtaatgcacataactcggtgtccactttatgctgttatctctgcatagatttgacttttgttagaaaagtaacttatatttgagagagtatcataaagtaaataaaaacaagtgacaaatctagatcttgagttaaggcctcccatgagggacacgccgatcgcttccgggttaaatacggagcagtttatcaacgaacacgctAGAATTGATTTGGTTCGAataaatgtcaacgacatataataCGACGGAtgaaagtaagtaaaatccgactagtaatgatgaataattttgccAACTTTGCGTGTTTTTTTCGCCGCTTCGTGCACAGGACACGAACGGCGACCtacgagaggtaaaaacaacggctgtcaaaacgagttacactgctcgataaacacaacatttgtaactcacccgacgaaaaaaatcatttcaaagcgcataaagatcttctccaatatatataaaaatgaaaaaagcttaccttagacttgacaacggttgttaaaccgccgattgctcgtcgaattgaatgatgctgcttctccgaggtcgtgactgaacgtacataacgctgacacaaaatggcggacacgatgacacattcccctgctgaacgcgtatttggcgaataactggcggaaggatacaagttttgtttggcccaagaaggcactttttattttctaattcgatatttactagcaatttacgctgtgagctcgaagtgtacgtacataacGGGCTGGACACGAAATTTGTGTgcgttagacttttgttcaaatcttattttattcttttcatacacaaaaaaatcactttagttgaaGTTGAGTTGAAATTACGATCTTTTAAATGcgggttttaacatcattagagccctcaagacatgaaacaacacacaTTTAGTCCCCTTTActtttgtattacccaatatactgtagtagatataatcagagaaaataacacatattagacaaataagataacagactcacacgttagttccttgtttatttctggacagcatacttccagCATACTTATTTActtgcggctttaaatggctttacactcatatttccCAATGTActagacagaataagagtaaataagccatgtgaGATGTaactaaaaaaactaaaactaaaataatgctatttggaaatagcagaaaggacacgtaagaccaaatacaaatagacgacatggacattgaaagggtgaatgaaaatacatttctggaatCATAATCGATGAAAAAATTtgttggaaatctcacatcaaaactacacaacaaaaggtggtgagaaatacttcaatattgaataaagcaaaatttgttctcgatcaaaaatcactccacactcttcaCTGCTctctagtattaccatatctaacttattgtgtggaggtATGGGgtcataattataaaagcaatcttcactcactaaatgtactgcaaaaaagatcgttgaggataattcataatgccaagtatagagaacatccatccattttctatgccgcttatcctcactagggttgcgggtatgctggagcctatcccagctgactttgggcgagaggcggggtacaccctggactggtcgccagccaactgcattttgtgatcagttgtgttgtcactgactaatatttaaatttgtctgatctgaaacatttaagagtcCCAattgactttgggcaagaggcagggtacatcctacaccgccagccaatggcagggcacatatagacaaacaaccattcacactcacattcatacctatggacaatttagagtctccaattaacctaacatgcatgtttttggaatgtgggaggaaaccagagtacccggagaaaacccacacacacacggggagaacatgcaaactccacacagagatgcccaacggagattccaaccccatctcctgactgtgtgtccaacatgctaaccactaggccacagtgcggcccagcatagagaacatttatatatttttaaaatcacaaatattaaaattttcaaactgctaaaataatgcataaagttaataacttgctacccaaaaatgtcatacaatacttctctacaagagaggagaaatatgatcttagggaaaaatgaaaactaaaaacccacaacatttcagtatgtggaattaaactatggaacggattgagcaaagaactcaaacaatgtaccaagatgagagaattcaaaaaacaatccaagcagttgatgtttgctaaatacaaggcagaagagtcttgaactggctttattatgcttgtctctatttttactttatttatgtattattatactgattattatatttattgttctgttatgcttgtttctttttattatttctttattgttacactgattattatactaatcgcaaaaaaaatcttaataattacatcatcatattgttaccttaccttatcattattctatgtattaaaaatcacatgtggaatacaggaagtgaataatatgtactatacaagatgtggaacggatggagggtaggattaaataagctttgcttcttcctacttctgttggacatgtggaactgtgaaataaatcatgtggtgtattccattgtaacttgcatgcatgttcaaataaaattaaaccaaaccaaaccaaactatgAGGTTCTCTATAAAAACCTCTAACCCTTGTTGTTTCACGTACAAGCTgcgatcatgcattaacaagtacattgatgataacatgtacagtatcatggcgtgttttgatgatttaaaacattaccaaaacttctttcctaggcgcACTGATCTGACGTAGCCCGTAGGCGCTAACGCTACTTCTGTTAACAACAGCACACAAACAGCCGCGACTCTTACATTGTCCGCTCTCATTTTTTGTTAGTGCTTTAtcgtcaaaataggtacctcccatgacttgcattgttagctgggtcatactaactcgttttctctctttagaatgcacagaaaagggaaagaaatatgtgatCATGATTCACATagggattgtgaatgatgggcagaattcctccaaaaagtgcagttttcctttaagatccaaccgtgcaaaatgtaaattcttgcaggtTTTCTACTGGTCTTAACACTTTGATCAGGAATGTTTCATGATGGTCGTGACGTTTGAGTGGCTTGCAGCCAACGTTGATCggcatttctccactttctgagcgttttacaatgtctaatttcccttcactttccttttctttggcgcaccgcCATCAGAAGACTGTGCCtcatgcttgggagacataatgaaaggAAAAAGTTAAGTAAAAAGAACTAAAGTGATGTTGGCTTTCCTCAGTATGGTGGTGCACAAGTACATATCCTTCCACCAAGCACTCGTAACTAGTTCCCTTTTTCGTTTTGTACAGCATTAATCATTTATGGGAGTGCCTACGTAACCGCAAAATGAGGATGGCCTGTATTGTCACTTTTTAATATTGTTGAAGAACATTAGCAGCTCAAATAGGAAAATATAATAGAAACTGagaacatgtacagtagattttGCCTTTGacaaattaatatatttattattgtttcatACCAAGAGGTGCTTTTAATATTAGCTTTTCTTTGGATTGCTGGAAATGCTGTAAATTCTTCCTTTTTAAAAGCAAACAAGTTAGAATAACtggttaaaaaaattaaaaaaaatatcttatcCCTTTTTGCCAGTCCATATGTATTTTTAGTAGCTTGATGTCACCTTGTCACCATCTAATCACTAGAAATGTTGCTTTTATTCACAGGTTTGGCGTTTGAAGTCTCACCCGTCCATAATTATTTGGAGCGCAAACAATGAAAACGAAGCAGCGCTGGCGACAGACTGGTTCAACATCCCGCCCTCGCAGAGGCCGACATACCTGAAGGACTACGTGACGCTGTACGTGGACAACATCATGGCTGTGGTCAAGGAGGTTGGAAAGAAATGAATCATTGGAATCTTACATCCCAGTTAGAGATGTTAAAAGGCCAATGTGTCCCGTAGGAGGATCCCAGTCGTACTTTCCTGGTCTCTAGTCCGACAAACGGGGCAGAGTCGGAGCAAGAGGGCTACGTGGCGGCCAATCCCTACGACCCACACTATGGCGACACCCACTTTTACAGCTACCTCAACGACTGCTTGGACTGGAAGACTTTCCCTCGGACACGCTTTGCCTCCGAGTACGGCTTCCAGTCCTGGCCTTCTTTCTCCACACTGCAGTCGGTAAATGTCTTCATTTTCATATTTGAGTGTTGCAGTTTTGCACTCCAGCCATTAGGGGGCAGCATACAAAGTAGGTGGGTCATTTACGACACACTAAGGGCCCTATTCTTCCATGTGGGTAAGATTCTCCCACTCTGTGTAAGTCAGTCACTATGCACTTTCATTCAAGATA
This window contains:
- the manba gene encoding beta-mannosidase: MIPRVFFVVLLSLATIWEVWSEPLLQSLDGRWSLWNSNRSLSLPARVPGCVHSALLQRGFIQDPYFRFNDLAYQWISLDNWTYVTTFVVSNQMRSKDEVLLIFDGVDTVASVWLNDVFVGRTDNMFRQYFFLVRELLKEEENVLRLEFLSPVFYANERRKAHPAYRVPPECPPDVQKGLCHVNFIRKEQSSFSWDWGPSFPTMGLWKGVRLEAFDAMRLVQFAAVPLYNMSLSQWTLQIELLMEVLWPTHAKIALAVPELHSQRTCLAQFPPGTTKKIFTLHVNMSSHVRLWWPNGLGEQPSYRLHVTVSSQDGLYLLDRESKVYFRTVELIQEPIAGSPGLSFYFRINGKPVFLKGSNWIPAHAFQDQITPDVLRNLLQSAVDVNMNTLRVWGGGVYEQNVFYSMCDEMGIMVWQDFMFACATYPTEDDFIGTVREEVIQQVWRLKSHPSIIIWSANNENEAALATDWFNIPPSQRPTYLKDYVTLYVDNIMAVVKEEDPSRTFLVSSPTNGAESEQEGYVAANPYDPHYGDTHFYSYLNDCLDWKTFPRTRFASEYGFQSWPSFSTLQSVSIPEDWSYSSSFSSHRQHHLDGNQQMLQQAAIHFHLPNSTDPLRSFKDTLYLTQVMQAQCVKTQTDFYRRSRSEIIDGKGHTMGALYWQLNDVWQAPSWSSIEFGGKWKMLHYFAQDFFADILPVSFEDSDTLFIYAVSDLSQDIKVRAVVYVYKWSDPDPVCTLQSKLLLVPGGSAMTVFQQPVTTLLAGCGHCTRLNCLLTFMLEDSMGRQQGPSNHHFLCSPKDAQGLRRPNITAKVQEDKEGLVVQLHSSAIAPFVWLDAGNIPGRFGSNGFLMLSRNRTVVFHTWRPTSVTELSRSLTVTSLSDVYSP